The following nucleotide sequence is from Streptomyces xiamenensis.
TGCCCGCCGCCGACCAGTGCGCCGGGAAGGGGCGGCGCAGCGCGGTGGCGAGCCGGACGTGCTCCTGCCCGTACAGGGTGCCCACGTGCTGGATCCGGGTGCCGGAGAGCATCCCCAGGCTCACGATCTTGTGGGTGAGCTGGAACAGCTCGATCAGGTACGGGGTGACCGTGTGGCCCAGGCTGTGCAGCCGGGCCGGGCCGCTGGTGGAGGCCAGCTGGAAGAGATAGGTGCCCAGTTCGTAGGACTTGGACTCCATGCGGACGGCGAGGCCGAGGTCGGTCAGCACCCGCATGTGGCGGTGGAGTGTCGACTTGGGCTGGTTGACCAGGCGGGAGAGTTCGGAGAGGGTCAGCGGCCCGGGGGCCTCCGCCAGGGCCTCCAGTACGGCCATCGACTTGCGCAGCGGGCCGCCCGCGAGTCCGCCCGCGCCCGGGTCCGCCGCCTCGCCGGCGGCCGGCCCGGCGCAGGCCGCCCGGGGTTCGCGTCCACCGTCCACCGTGATGCTCCCGTCGCAGCAGCGCGTCCAACACGCTCATGGCTACCGGAACCGGGAGGCCGCGCTCAAGATCGGGAGGGTGCCGTGGCCCGTGGGACCGTGCGACCGGTCCCTTTGTGACAGCGTTCCCCGGGCCCGCCGCAGGCCCGTTCTGGAAAGTGGAAAGCGTCGTTGAGCGCACCGTCGCGGCCTTCTTACGCTGCCCGGCATGGCTGATGTGAGCTCGGACGAGTATGTGCAGAACGGAGTCACCCGTCGCATTCTGCTGGCCGGACCACGGTCCTTCTGCGCGGGTGTCGAGAGGGCCATCGAGATCGTCGAACGGGCTCTGGAGTCCCGGGGCGCACCGGTGTATGTCCGCAAGCAGATCGTGCACAACGTCTCCGTCGTGGATGACCTCGCCGGGCGCGGGGCGGTCTTCGTCGAGGAACTGGAGGAGGTGCCGGACGGTTCGACGGTGGTGTTCTCGGCGCACGGGGTCTCCCCCGCCGTGCGCGAGGAGGCGGAAAAGCGCGGGCTCGACGTCATCGACGGGACCTGCCCGCTGGTCGCCAAGGTGCACGCCAAGGCGCGGCGTTACGCGGCGCGCGGCGACACGGTGGTGCTGATCGGGCACGCCGGGCACGAGGAGGTGGAGGGCACCCTCGGGGAGGCGCCGGAGTCGATGGTGCTGGTCCAGACGGCCGAGGAGGTCCGGCAGCTGTCGGCCGACGACGCCCCGCAGATCTCCTATCTGACCCAGACCACGCTGGGCGTCGACGAGACGGCCGAGGTGGTCGACGCCCTGCGGGAGCGGTTCCCGCTGCTGTACGAGCCGCCGTCCGAGGACATCTGCTACGCCACCACCAACCGGCAGAACGCGCTCAAGGCAATCATCCCCGAGGCCGATCTGGTCCTGGTGGTCGGCTCGGCGAACTCCTCCAACTCGGTGCGCCTGGTGGAGCTGTCGCGGTACGCGGGCACCCCCGCCGAACTGATCGACACCGCCGAGGACATCCGGCCCGAGTGGCTGGAGGGCGTGCGCACCATCGGGCTGACCGGCGGCGCCTCGGCCCCGCCCGCCCTCGTCGAGGGGGTGGTCAGCGCGCTGTCCGCCTACGGTCCCGTCACGGTCGAGGAACGCGAGATCGCCCGCGAGACCGTGTACTTCGATCTTCCGTCGGCCGTGCGCGGCGACGCGCCCCGGCCGGCGGACGGCCTTTCCAGCTGAGTGGGTGAGACATGTCGACAAGTGTGCTCGACCGTGTATCGGGGCCCCGGTCCCTCAAGGAGCTGCACCGGGACCAGTTGCCCGCGCTCGCGCGGGAGATCAGGGACCTGCTCGTCGCGCGGGTGACCGCGGCCGGCGGGCATCTGGGCCCCAACCTGGGGGTGGTCGAACTGACCATCGCGCTGCACCGGGTGTTCGACTCGCCCACCGACCGCATCGTGTTCGACACCGGCCACCAGGCCTATGTGCACAAGATGCTCACCGGCCGGCGGGACGCCTTCGGCACCCTGCGCGCGCCCGGCGGTCTGTCGGGTTACCCGATGCGCCAGGAGTCGGAGCATGACCACGTGGAGAACTCGCACGCCTCCACGGCGCTGTCCTACGCGGACGGTCTGGCCCGCGCCCAGCGGCTGCTGGGCGAGGAGCACCGGCGGGTGGTCGCGGTGATCGGCGACGGCGCGCTGACCGGCGGCCTGGCCTGGGAGGCGATGAACAACCTGGGACGCTCCTCCCGCCCGGTGGTGATCGTCCTCAACGACAACGGGCGCTCCTACGATCCGACGGTCGGCGGCCTGGCCGAGCATCTGGCGGTGCTGCGGCGCGGCCGGCACGAGGGCCCGAACCTCTTCGAGAACCTCGGCTTCGCCTACCTCGGCCCGGTGGACGGCCATGACCTCACCGCGCTGGAGGAGGCGTACCGGCGGGCGGTGGAGCTGGGCTGCCCGGTCGTGGTGCACTGCGTCACCGAGAAGGGCCGCGGTTACGCGCCCGCCGAGAACCACGAGGCCGACCGGATGCACGGGATCGGCGTCCTCGACGCGGCGACCGGCCGGCCGCGGCCGGGCGGCTC
It contains:
- a CDS encoding 4-hydroxy-3-methylbut-2-enyl diphosphate reductase; the protein is MADVSSDEYVQNGVTRRILLAGPRSFCAGVERAIEIVERALESRGAPVYVRKQIVHNVSVVDDLAGRGAVFVEELEEVPDGSTVVFSAHGVSPAVREEAEKRGLDVIDGTCPLVAKVHAKARRYAARGDTVVLIGHAGHEEVEGTLGEAPESMVLVQTAEEVRQLSADDAPQISYLTQTTLGVDETAEVVDALRERFPLLYEPPSEDICYATTNRQNALKAIIPEADLVLVVGSANSSNSVRLVELSRYAGTPAELIDTAEDIRPEWLEGVRTIGLTGGASAPPALVEGVVSALSAYGPVTVEEREIARETVYFDLPSAVRGDAPRPADGLSS
- a CDS encoding IclR family transcriptional regulator, coding for MDGGREPRAACAGPAAGEAADPGAGGLAGGPLRKSMAVLEALAEAPGPLTLSELSRLVNQPKSTLHRHMRVLTDLGLAVRMESKSYELGTYLFQLASTSGPARLHSLGHTVTPYLIELFQLTHKIVSLGMLSGTRIQHVGTLYGQEHVRLATALRRPFPAHWSAAGKLLLAKAMRNPADFSDGAPAGTRRGAAGADSMRREFERIRRTGLSYARSRCVPELVELAAPVSLGRSGPMAAVVVGDTVHNRDLRSVGRALLDTVGAIEESLSAGTR